The following DNA comes from Hordeum vulgare subsp. vulgare chromosome 3H, MorexV3_pseudomolecules_assembly, whole genome shotgun sequence.
ggccacgacggcgagtggtgtggcggcggcctgggcacaggccagggtggaccagggtcgacgcgatgcgctcgagcgccgcaactggggctgtgagcggggagaggtacggccgcggaggcgggtgggttgagatcggcagcggtggcggttgaggtcggccgcggcgacgagtggtgtggcggcggcctgggcacaggccagggtggcccagggtcgacgggaggaggcgatgcgtacgggtataatttttgcagcgaatcatttttttcttttgcgttgcagataaatgatggagtgcgggttgaataacaaaagttATAGAagctttttataaaaatatcgcgCTGGGTTTTCCgaaggaagcaatagccgctttattattaggtatagattaaaagatatgagtattttaaaaaatatttaatatatactacgagtttaatgtcataaacagtaagggcttttttgtaaaatcacctcggtgggttttccgacggaaccgatagcctctttattatttgtaaagataaagattaaaagatatgagtattttttaaaaaatttaatatatactacaagtttaatgtcataaacagtaaacgcttttttgtaaaatcacctcggtggattttccgacggaagcgatagcctctttattattaggtaaatatTCTTCTCCGTCTTTCTCAGTTTACTCCCTTTTTTtagttttactttttgtttttgttttttcatatgttttatttgttttcgtaCGGTTTCACTAAGTTCTCTTTCTATCTTTTTATTTATCCCATCTAGGTTTGTCATTTGTTgttttcacttttatttctttctttctctgtttTTCTTTGTTTCCCTCTTGGTTTTATTCTTTTTATGTTATTATTTTTTcaacatttttatttgttttttcttttattcttcaaCACATGTCTACATTTCCCGTCCACATTTGTAAATTTTAAGTATACATCaagaatatatttttatatttgttGAGCACATTTTTATACTTCTTTAACAATATTTTTAAAACACATGATtaacatttaaaaaatatattggtGACTACTTTTTCATAGACATTGTACATTTTtggtatatatcaggaacattctgttaatacatgtttaacatttttaagTACGTGATTAACAGTTTATATAAGATAAAAAATTCAAATTTTATGTTTTTATATTACAAATTTCAATGCACGTTCTAAATTTTTTTGCATACATCAGGAATATTTTGTACATCTTTAATATTTTTAGTTAGATAATTcagatattttattttttatttgatgTATAACTTTTTGATACAGATTgtacatttttcatatatattgtAAACATTTTTTATCCATATTAAACTGTATTGGAATATATGACTAACATTTTTTGTACATgataaacattttttcaaatggtTGGTTAACTTTTTACAATATATGCTATAGTATTTTCCCACAGTGTCTCATATACACGAGACATtttttatacacatttaacaGTTTTAACATGCTAGATTAACATTTGTTAAATGTTTTTGTAGAGTGTTTTTTTTATAGACATATTTCAAATATTTAGAAGTATTaataaaagtaaaaaagaaaaaaaaagccaaaaacatgaaagaaaaatataacaacaaCGAAGTTGTGGTCTCCCgcgagctgggccggcccatccgGCGCTCCTCTTCACGCAAGGGTTCCTTGCTCAGCTATACTAGCAAAACGGCCCgtacgttgcaacgggagaaaaataattataatcttcaaggatgctgatcatattatgtccttaaaatttcagggcatttcttgaaatgcatgaacgttttttgaattagcaaacatttttttcaattgcactcaaaaaataatgcacaaatttttttctcaaaatcatggacttttattgttttaaccaacattgttctcaaaattatgaacatttttttgaatatgggaatacttttacaaatatcccgagcattttttgaattcacaaatattttatgttttcttcaaaattctatttcaaaattctcagttttataagttgcaaatttttttcaaaagtccatattatttaaattttaaaaaatggaacagaaaataaaaataaaaaatgagagtaaAAACataggcacgaactgtttttaagatttttacacggacttttgtttaaaattattGACTTTTTACATTTTACAGACATTTTCtaaaaatttaaacatttttttgtttatgcaaacatttttcaaaactcctgtgtagtttttgaattctcaaaaaaattatgtttctttaatattttatttcaaaattctcagttttttaaatttaaaaaaaaatatttaaagtagaaaagaatggaactgaaaagtaaaataaaaaaaaactaaactaaaagaacAGGCGGCCACGCATGGGCTGACCCAAataggtgtgctgcatctttttgtAATGCCCAAAGCGTAATAAAGAAGGtacctacatgggccggcccagtacgaagattttcctgtttgaaacgttttgaATGACTTATAAGTGGCAATTGTGGGTAATTTTGATCAACTTTATGAATAATATTAATGACAGACGACAGAAGCActaattgctttattagtaggtaaagaaGCATGCTACAAGCGATACACAGGTACGCCCTCCAAAATCAGTCTataaaaacttttcaaaactgctTCAGAAAGTTACAATACTTTTCGGCCCATTCGCTGAGCACCACAGGCGAGCCAAGGGTACGCCTCACATAGATCTTGCGCACATACGCAACCCATGGTAGCCAACCTCTATATAGAATTATTAGAGCACGCATATATGCACTTATTAGACACACACGCGTTCGATTCTTAACGCACATAAAACTTTCAGTTGGACTTGATCGTGACCATAGCCGGTAGTCATCGCTAGCGCTGTGGAGATCTTACTAATATGTCCCTGCGCTTGGTCTTCACAACAACACGCTTGCCGTGCACCCGTCGTCCACGACAAATTGGTCATCAGAGTCTCGAACATGGCGGTGTGGCTCTTGCGTGTCAACCCTAGACCTAAGGTTTATCCTTACATATTAACATATTATTGTTAGATCTTTAAAGATGATTGGTTAGAATTTTTGTTAGATTCGTTACAAATTACATACTATTTAGATCAATCCAAACTATTACTTCGGAACTATTAGCCTAGTTTGGATACTACCATAATACAATACAATCACAAAAAGATTATATTTCCGATCTCATTTCAGTTGATACGCACACTCTTAATAATAGTACCCTGTGATAGATTTGAACCATCTATTATTGAAATCCAATGGTACTGATTGATCCATACTGCTCAACAGGGCCAGTATCATTGCAGGCAGTATTCCGTAGCACTGGCGGCTCTGCGTGCAACAGTATATGCTGCCAGGGTGATTTAGGAAGGGAAAACAATCAGCTGGGCTCGCGACCGAGCCAACCCATTCTCCCGTCGGCTAGAATTCCGGTGTCTGCCTCGTCGGCTTCACATTGATTACTCGGTCTCGGGAGCACGTCGACCGGCCACTACCCCGCATCGTCTTCGTCGACGAGACCTCTCTCCTAGAGTCCTACCCTTTCTTTGTGCATGCGGCGGCCGCCGCATCTCGTCTTCGTTTGCGTCCCTTCATCAGCCATACTCATGGACCGAGTGCTCGGTGGTATGGTGCAATTGTCCGATTACAACGAGCTCCTCTTCTTTCATTTTCGGCGGTGTCGCCTCGCGGCCATCGGGCGCCTGCTAGCTTGGAAATTAGGCATAGAATTTCATGGCACCAAAGGAAGAGAAGATGAGGTTGCGATCTGTAGTTTCTCGGCGGGTAGTGCCTTATACTGTTTGGACGTGGGCATATGAGGATGATGTGTGTCCGGTGGGAGGCGCGGCTGGAAGTGTGAGGACACGGCGGCGAGGTCGAACTGCGTCCGACGGTCTCGTTCAAGTTCGTAGGCGGAGGGCAATGGCTAGGGCGAGCTGGGAACAGGGACGTAGCGGCGAgttcgacgacgatgacggcggaATCGCAGGCGGAGGGTAAGCTACGTCGAGTGGGCAGCCGGAACAGGGTGATAGCACAACCAGGGCGAACACCGATTGCTCATGGGTTAGAGTTATTCTGGAAAACGGAAAACTAACGAGACTACCCTCATTCAATCAACGATGGATGATTGTGTACTGGTTACTCACATCTTTAGCAGTATAGGGTACCATAAAAAAGCTCTAATAATATATTTTCGCATCTATAGAAAATTCGTTATAAGTTTAAACTGAGAGCATATCATACGATAATACTTTTGCGCTTATCATCTTCTAGATCCCCTATGCTTAAATCCTGGTTCCGCCCCTGCCGGTACTTCCAATAGCTGCAAGCCACGAGCTCTAGAGTCCGATCAATATTGGACAACTCACCTTGGCTGTGGCTCATGCGGCTCCGCCAAATTGGGCATATTGATCAGTTCTGGATTGTATTGTTATGATACTCCAAGAGTTAGCGGTGTCCCATCGATGCCTCGCACTTGGCAGGAAATGTCCACCTGGACTCCTCACTCCGCTTCTCCAGCAATGTCACCCGACTCGTGTAGTTTTTCCAGTCGGCAGCCATGTTTCTGAGGTCATGCACCTTGTTCTCGAGCCCGATGCAACAGTTTGCGTGCATCGTGCATACCCTGTCCATCTCGCCATGAAACTGGCAGAAGCCATCGAAGAGCGTTGTATCGAGGAACATGAATTTGATGTGCAACTCGCCAGCGGCGAGCTCGGCCTTGATCTCGTTGAAGACCGCCTGATCGTGGGTCGGTGGGAACCGTGATCTTGCAGCGCGCCATCGCCTCAACATCTCCACCGTCCGTTTCGTGGACTTGACGTAGTAGAATCCGGTGTTGGGTGCGTTCGTCAGCGCCTCGACATCGCCGTTGAAGCGATCggtggagatgaccatgtcggcaTAGAGGCTGATATGCCGGAACGGGTTGCGCAACCACATAATATCTACATCCTGCATGGAGACATAACATTAGTTGGCCATATCAGAGGAAGCAGAGTGTATATATTTGAAGGTATGCATTACATTTTGGTTCACTTGTTGAATTGTGAATGGAAAATAACAATTTAGAGACATGCATACGCAGCTACTCGGTAGCTAGCTAGCTTACGGTGAAAAGATAGTTGTAGCCGAGCTGGAGGACGCGCTGCTGGAGGGAGAGCTTGGCCCAGACGAGCTCAAGGTAGGTTTCGGTGAAGAAGCGGTTGGCAGAGCTGACATTGGCGGAGGTGACCTCGAGGAGGTAGCAATGCGGGTGCACGGCCTCACAGTGGGACAAGGCGCCGGGGTCAACGGCCACGATGAGGGTGTGGTTGAGGAGGTGCGCAATCTCCTCGCCGTTCTTGAAGCCCTCGCGGAATAGGTCGAGGAGGGAGCCCGGTGCCGCCCACGCCTCGTTCACCGACGTTACGATCACCGTCCCGTCTTCGGTGGCCACCTTTGGCAGCAGCTCGGCGAGCCCTGGGAATCTCTCCTCCTGCATGTCCTGCAAATTTACCATCAGCCGGCAAGATTTTCAGAAGTATCACCGGCCTGGGTGCACCCCATGGCTGCACACCCCAAGCAACCAGCATGCAAACCTTTTCCGCGCTCGAGAGGTTGGCGTGGCTAATCATCTGATGAGCCGATCCATTCCCCAAGCTGGATATGAATATGCTGGCCAGTCGCTCCCCGACCCGATCGGatgcgaggaagaagagcaggatgGTGGGCAGgagagccccgaggaggaacgacGCCGAGTGGCTGACGCCGCCGTTGCGCTTCTTGCTGTTCAGGCCGATCGCCATGACCCAGAACCGCAGTGGAGTTACGGTAGAGGACAATGCTGCTAGCTACCCTTCAGAGGTACGTACGGTATACTTAAACTCTTGTGCTTAGTGAGGTCGACCATGTCCATGTGCATTCGTTGGTTTTGATTTTGAATGATATGGCAGTTGTACTTGCTTCCTGCTCCATGTGTACGGCAAGTAAGATGTCAAAACGTACCTGGACACACATGGACGTACCCAAGAGCGCGCTGTTCTCCTGCCGGCTTGGCAACGGCCATGGGGGTGTCTCGCGGCCGGCATATTCTGACTTTCTGACGGCCACCAGACGGACGTACTGGCCAATGGCCATGATGATTCGGAGGTCAGAGGTGAGATGGCGGCATGTGCATGCGCGACAAGAGAGACCGGTACGTACCTACGAAGGGAGTATACACTAATTTAGAGCATGTTTACAAAGGGACATACTCTCTTCGTCCTAAAATTATTATCTTAAATTTGTCTATAAATGGTTGTATCTAAATACTGAAATGTCACTAATACATTCATATATAAGgcaaatttaagacaagaataTTGAGACGAAGGGAGTAGTAAATATGAGCTCTAAAAGATTCTACAGTCGGATCTTACAAATCCAGAACCTCAAACGTTCGTAGACGTGTCCGGGCGAGTTCAAGGACACTGGCCGGTCACGCCTCAAATAATGCATTCTACATCCAGATACCTTAAATTAGAAACCTCAAATCCATACTATTGCATGCAACATAAACCTGATACTAAGCGGAGCTCGTCCGGCTCCGCCGTGCTCATGTCCGACGGTTGGCTGCGGCCTCACAGTGTCGGTCCGGTCATCGGcgaggtagagtaggacatgTGGCACTAGCCGGCTGACGGGAGTCGAGCTCCCTCCGGCTCTCatgccctactcttcctcgtcgAAGCCGGTAACTCAGACGGTGCCAATCGATGACGAATCCTTTCTGGAAGGAGCCGATGTGGCGATGTCCACCACGATGCGGGAGTAAAGGGGAGTGGAGTGAAGTGGACAGGGTTTGGTCCGGAGAGCGGATGAGGACGAATATATGTGGAGTAGATGCGGGCATGCACGGGGTACTGCGGGCCAGGCGGGCGTCCACATGCTTCCCCATATCCGTGCCATATTTGGGCTGACAATGGAAGGTGTCGGTCAGTCCGAGCGTTTGACGTTGGTTTGGGAGGCCCGTCTGGGTCATTTTTTGTGACCGGACAATGATCAAAAGGTCTGTCCGAGCGTTTGAGGAGGGTTTGATgaatccggttgtagatgctcttatttGCCGAGAGAGGCGAGGAGAAAGAGTTATTCTTTTAGAAAACACATTCGAACGCGGGCGCTTCCGCTAGAAGAGCGTCATGGCAGCCAGTAGAGTGAAAGTAGCCAGTGGAGTAAAAGAAACGAGCACTGGTGTCTCCTTTGTCAGCGTGCTATATTGAACTAAGCTAACACCAACACCGGACCATGAAAACAAACGTGAAACATTCGATTTGGAAAAGATGAATATTTCTTAGAACGTGCATATTTTACAAAGTCCTGAACAAAAGAAAAATTAAACACTAACATTTTCGAAACCCTCCATCATTTTTCCCaattttgaatattttcaaatgcgaacaatttttgaaaacctGGGAGGTATTGCATCGAACACTTTTTTAGAACACAAGCATTTTCTGAACTTTTAACATTCctgaaaagatgaacatttttctaaaactgGGGCGTACTGTAACACACAATTTTCAAAAACACGAACATGTTTACAAATTTGTGAGCATTTCTTTAAAACACAAATATTATGAAAATTTTATATTTCTTGAAAGGCTTGatttttctgcaaaacaaaaacatTTCATGTAAAAAGggaacatattttgaattttgaacaaattttggaacgaggaaaaaaaattaaagttCGAAACTTTTTCCGAACACGGACACAATTTTGGAATTCTTgctattttttgaaaaaataacatTTTTCAAAAGAATATTAAATGTTAAACATGTACGGAGTATAAAGTAATGCTCGTGATGTATACAAAAAATGTAATAGGTGTATGTATAAAGTacacaaaaaatgttcatgatgtaTACGAAAACTGTACAATGTGTAGGAAAAAAATGTTCCTGATGTATACAGGAAGTTTAGCCTGTATTTAGAAAAAAACTATAAAAACTAGGagcgaaacaaaagaaaaactaaaGGAAAACAAGAAAACCTAACAAAAAgcattgaaaaaaataaaaagtaacCAAATATAACAAGAAAATAGATAAAACCAAAGAGAGAAACTAAAAACTCAAACTATAACGAAGAAATAAAGAAACAAAAGCCAAGAAAttaaaaaacaaaagaaacaacaaaataaaacgtaagaaagaaagaaacaaagagataaaaaaacaaaacaagcagCAGTTAGACGAACGTTGGAACGCACGACGATCCCAGGGTTTGACTTGTTACATCAGTGCATACCACTCTCAAGGTTTAAAATATACCGCGATCAAAAAGTTAGGTGTGCTACTTTCAGGGGTGTTTAGAATTCAGTATTTGATTTAGTTTTTGTCTACAAGTTGAGTGTTAGTTTTGAAGTTTTGCCTTCAAAAAAAAAAGGAGTTGTGCCTCACCTCGGTCCATTTTTATGAACACTAAGGCATTTGTGATTACATATCATAGTAAAATAGTGTTCATGTATATATTTCAATGTTATGCATTATGCATTACTGCACGCATACGACACAAGGAGTTGGACATCGTTTTCCATCAAACTGACTCATCGCATCTTCCATCCAAAACTGGGTCGTGCAAGTGGCATGCACACGACGTGGACGTAGTTTGTCATGCGAGTTCCATCGGGATCTTTTTCATTGCCGACATCTGAGGTCACCAGGAGCTGCTGCAACGTGTCTTGCATCCTTTTCCAAACGTAGATGTCGTCTGGTATTTCTGCGCTGAAAGAGTCGTTAATTGTATGCTGAATATATCAATCGATCGTATATGTGTATCTTCCGTTTGTATGATTTTCGGGCGGTACTGTTTAATTTCAGGTTTTTGTGTCCTTCTCAGCGGTGTGCGTGATCACTGACAGATTCTCAATTTTGGAACCATTTCTCACTCAAATAAACATTACCCGGTTGTATAGTTGCCCGTCCATCGACCTTGCACAACTGTATTTCTATCGACGGCGTGCAACTGCATTGCACGTATCAGCCaccagtagaaaacgggcctttggtcgggaccctttagtcccggcctgcttcTGGATcgagactaaaggcccggccacgtcgccccaaatcgcaatgccttcctcgaggctttagtcccggtttgtgttccaaaccgggattaaagggttACGCGGTGTGCAGTCCGCATTTGTGCCATCTTTAGTCCcaatttgtgtctcaaaccgggactaaagtcctctgtctatatatagcacagcccccctctcccctcttccttgcatttttcttggatggaggattgtgggtgtgtgctagctctccacttttttttatgcactagaggtgtttgttgaaatgtgtgttagagcgatgccgcttcagttcaccgaacacaactacgatatgagatgcctgagccatgcttaaacctcttcctctttatttctacttattctaaaaggttagcaactatattttctcgtttagaccgtgcgatactaatttttaggatcgtgattgtatttgatatactgtcgtataacacagatgagccatccatggatgtacggtgatcgacgcacaaccgcttacagagaaggcatgcattcttttcgagatgcagccgatgtgaacaagcatggtggtggctatatgttttgtccatgtgttgaatgtcgaaatgagaaggattacacttcctcaagggtcattcagagccacctgcttcggtccggttttatgtcgggctataatgtttggaccaagcacggagaaagaggggttatgatggaagacgacgatgaagaagaagagaacgatgatgacaactaccgatctatgttccctgagtatgctgataccgcaacggaagacaatgaagaagaagatcaggatgaagaatggGACCCAGATgagcccgttgatgatcttggccgggtcatttctgatgcac
Coding sequences within:
- the LOC123440702 gene encoding uncharacterized protein At4g15970-like, which gives rise to MAIGLNSKKRNGGVSHSASFLLGALLPTILLFFLASDRVGERLASIFISSLGNGSAHQMISHANLSSAEKDMQEERFPGLAELLPKVATEDGTVIVTSVNEAWAAPGSLLDLFREGFKNGEEIAHLLNHTLIVAVDPGALSHCEAVHPHCYLLEVTSANVSSANRFFTETYLELVWAKLSLQQRVLQLGYNYLFTDVDIMWLRNPFRHISLYADMVISTDRFNGDVEALTNAPNTGFYYVKSTKRTVEMLRRWRAARSRFPPTHDQAVFNEIKAELAAGELHIKFMFLDTTLFDGFCQFHGEMDRVCTMHANCCIGLENKVHDLRNMAADWKNYTSRVTLLEKRSEESRWTFPAKCEASMGHR